Proteins from a single region of Caloramator sp. E03:
- the def gene encoding peptide deformylase, with protein sequence MAVREIVKKGHPALKAKSTSVAKIDDKIKNIIQDLKDTLYSTDNGIGLAAPQIGVNKRIIFIDLRNGADPIVLINPRIVSFSGKQESEESCLSYPGYYGYVERPAKVIVKGINDKGQEVSYKAEELLCRVFCHEIDHLDGIMYTDRAYEIYKDDEVRG encoded by the coding sequence ATGGCAGTAAGAGAAATAGTTAAAAAAGGTCATCCAGCACTTAAAGCCAAAAGCACAAGCGTTGCAAAAATTGATGATAAAATAAAAAATATAATTCAAGATTTAAAGGATACATTATATAGTACAGATAATGGAATAGGACTTGCTGCACCTCAAATAGGGGTTAATAAGAGAATAATTTTTATAGATTTAAGAAATGGAGCAGATCCGATAGTTTTAATAAATCCAAGAATTGTTAGTTTTTCAGGAAAACAAGAAAGTGAAGAAAGTTGTTTAAGTTATCCAGGATATTATGGATATGTTGAAAGACCTGCAAAAGTTATTGTAAAAGGTATAAATGATAAGGGGCAGGAGGTTAGTTATAAGGCAGAAGAACTTTTATGTAGAGTCTTTTGCCATGAAATTGATCATTTAGATGGAATAATGTATACAGATAGAGCTTATGAAATCTATAAAGATGATGAAGTAAGAGGTTAA
- a CDS encoding GntR family transcriptional regulator: MKEYNMFEDQYSLRGRVYNILRENILDGKYKPGENLIELKLANELHVSRTPVREAIRQLELEGLVESIPNKGVIVKGITKKDMEDIYKIRIVLEGLAARWAIEQITDEKLKQMKELYELMEFYTQKNDIDQIADLNTKFHDVIFTSTNSNILQHILRDFQFYVKWARHESLTTPGRKEQALKEHYDILKAFESRDAEAAVKYLTIHVENSSKNVLKKLAEK, from the coding sequence ATGAAAGAGTATAACATGTTTGAAGATCAATACTCTTTAAGAGGAAGAGTATATAATATATTAAGAGAAAATATATTAGATGGTAAATATAAACCAGGAGAGAATCTTATTGAACTTAAACTTGCAAATGAGCTCCATGTCAGCAGAACTCCAGTTAGAGAGGCAATAAGACAGCTTGAACTTGAAGGACTTGTTGAAAGTATACCCAATAAAGGAGTTATTGTTAAAGGCATAACTAAAAAGGATATGGAAGATATATATAAGATAAGAATTGTTCTTGAAGGCCTTGCTGCAAGATGGGCTATTGAGCAAATTACCGATGAAAAATTAAAACAAATGAAAGAACTATATGAACTTATGGAATTTTATACACAAAAAAATGACATAGATCAAATAGCAGATCTTAATACAAAATTTCATGATGTAATTTTCACTTCAACTAATAGTAATATACTTCAACATATTTTAAGAGACTTTCAATTTTATGTTAAATGGGCAAGACATGAATCATTAACAACACCAGGTAGAAAAGAACAAGCTTTAAAGGAACATTATGATATTCTAAAGGCTTTTGAATCAAGGGATGCCGAGGCAGCGGTTAAGTATCTTACGATACATGTAGAAAATTCAAGCAAAAATGTATTAAAAAAACTTGCAGAGAAATAA
- a CDS encoding Chromate resistance protein ChrB: MEYNFYFISYNLPSEPSRIRVSMWRKLKKIGALNIHQSLWVIPEFPNILEELEKIKDFTEKEEGNIFIVYGKFMEGVDEIIKKFNEERDKEYGELIEYCEKFHEEMIRETQIKNFTFAELEENEEEINKLIDWFEKIKRRDYFKSELSENAQNEINRCKAEFEDFSDKVYRAYN, from the coding sequence GTGGAATACAATTTTTATTTTATTTCATATAACCTTCCCTCAGAACCATCAAGAATAAGGGTATCTATGTGGCGAAAGCTTAAAAAAATAGGTGCACTTAATATACATCAATCCCTATGGGTAATACCGGAATTTCCAAATATTTTAGAGGAACTTGAAAAGATAAAGGATTTTACTGAAAAAGAAGAAGGAAATATATTTATTGTTTATGGCAAATTTATGGAAGGTGTAGATGAAATAATAAAAAAGTTTAATGAAGAAAGAGACAAGGAGTATGGAGAACTTATCGAGTATTGTGAAAAGTTTCATGAGGAGATGATAAGAGAAACTCAGATAAAGAATTTTACATTTGCAGAGCTTGAGGAAAACGAAGAGGAAATTAATAAGCTTATTGACTGGTTTGAAAAGATTAAAAGGAGAGATTATTTTAAATCAGAGCTTTCAGAGAATGCACAAAATGAAATTAATAGGTGTAAAGCTGAATTCGAGGATTTTAGCGACAAAGTTTATAGAGCCTACAACTAA
- a CDS encoding V-type ATP synthase subunit D encodes MKLNVNPTRMELTRLKKRLKVASRGHKLLKDKQDELMKKFIELIKKNNELRQNVERELTESLKNFMMAKAVMSTESLEEAIIMPTEKISLNISKKNIMSVNVPVMEFVREGKEGASIYPYGYATTTGELDSAIKKLYDIMPHLLELAEVEKSCQLMADEIEKTRRRVNALEYVMIPQLQETIKYITMKLDENERGTLTRLMKVKTMIQK; translated from the coding sequence AGGCTAAAAAAGAGGCTAAAAGTTGCATCAAGGGGACATAAACTCTTAAAGGATAAGCAAGATGAGCTTATGAAAAAATTTATTGAGCTTATAAAAAAGAACAATGAATTAAGGCAAAATGTCGAGAGAGAACTTACTGAATCCTTAAAGAATTTTATGATGGCTAAGGCCGTAATGTCTACAGAGTCCCTTGAAGAGGCAATTATAATGCCTACAGAAAAAATAAGCCTTAACATATCAAAGAAAAATATAATGAGCGTTAATGTACCTGTAATGGAATTTGTAAGGGAAGGAAAAGAAGGAGCAAGCATCTATCCTTATGGATATGCTACAACAACGGGTGAACTTGATAGTGCAATAAAAAAGCTATATGATATAATGCCTCATCTTTTAGAACTTGCTGAGGTTGAAAAATCATGTCAGCTTATGGCTGATGAGATTGAAAAGACAAGACGAAGGGTTAATGCTCTTGAATATGTTATGATTCCTCAGCTTCAAGAGACAATAAAGTATATTACTATGAAGCTTGATGAAAACGAAAGAGGAACGTTAACAAGGTTAATGAAGGTAAAAACTATGATACAAAAATAA
- a CDS encoding ECF transporter S component has protein sequence MKIRELTIGALLSAMALLIPLAFGGFLMVSIPPFTATIMSHVPLFLAMIVSPMAAVMVGLVSAIGFLIKLGPIVAARALMHAVVGYVGAVAIKKGYNLSIALAISMPFHALLEAIVVIPFYGFNLYKIFIVVALGTAIHHTVDSVIAVFIAEALKKAKVVKTA, from the coding sequence ATGAAGATTAGAGAATTAACAATAGGTGCGCTTTTATCAGCAATGGCTCTTTTAATACCTCTTGCCTTTGGAGGTTTTCTAATGGTTAGCATACCACCTTTTACTGCAACTATAATGTCTCATGTACCTCTTTTTTTAGCAATGATTGTAAGTCCTATGGCAGCAGTTATGGTAGGGTTGGTATCAGCTATAGGATTTTTAATAAAACTTGGCCCTATAGTTGCAGCAAGAGCATTAATGCACGCTGTCGTTGGTTATGTTGGTGCAGTAGCAATTAAAAAAGGCTATAATCTTTCGATAGCTCTTGCAATTTCAATGCCTTTTCATGCATTGCTTGAAGCTATAGTGGTAATTCCTTTTTATGGTTTTAATCTATATAAGATATTTATCGTTGTTGCACTTGGAACAGCAATTCATCATACAGTTGATTCAGTAATTGCTGTATTTATAGCTGAAGCATTAAAGAAAGCGAAGGTAGTTAAAACAGCATAA
- a CDS encoding FprA family A-type flavoprotein yields the protein MNVKELKKDVYYVGVKNPELRVFDIIMETKSGTTYNSYLIVDEKIVLVDCAKDGYFDEFISNIKSIIGDRQIDYVVVNHTEPDHSGCLGRILETYTDAVVYASKSALINIRQIINKDFRGEEAKGELCIGKRTLKFISAPFLHWPDTIFTYSEYDNILFSCDAFGCHYCDNSIFNDEVGDFSEEFKYYFDVIMGPFKKHVLSAIEKIKPLKIDIIAPSHGPIHRNNPLKYVELYENWSKPVLNLAAGKNAAVLYVSAYRYTKMLAQSIAEGLKEAGAEVKIIDVSELDIEKVIEIIDDSKFIAFGSPTINQDALKPVWDVLSLTSPIINRGKLAFAFGSYGWSGEAVPMIEERLKGLKFKIFEEGFKVQFKPTKEDLEKAKNIGKRAGEAI from the coding sequence ATGAATGTAAAAGAATTAAAAAAGGATGTGTACTATGTAGGAGTTAAAAATCCAGAGCTTAGAGTTTTTGATATAATAATGGAAACGAAAAGTGGAACTACATACAATTCATATCTTATTGTTGATGAAAAAATCGTTCTTGTTGACTGTGCTAAGGATGGATATTTTGATGAATTCATTTCAAATATAAAGTCCATTATTGGAGATAGACAAATAGATTATGTTGTTGTAAATCATACAGAACCAGATCACAGTGGCTGCCTTGGAAGAATCCTTGAAACATATACTGATGCAGTTGTTTATGCTTCAAAGTCTGCCCTAATAAATATAAGGCAGATAATAAATAAGGACTTTAGGGGGGAGGAAGCAAAGGGTGAACTTTGCATAGGAAAAAGGACCTTAAAGTTTATATCTGCACCTTTTTTACATTGGCCTGATACTATATTTACATACAGCGAATATGATAATATACTTTTTAGCTGCGATGCCTTTGGATGCCACTACTGCGATAACAGCATATTCAATGATGAAGTTGGAGATTTTTCTGAGGAATTTAAATATTACTTTGACGTAATTATGGGACCCTTTAAAAAACATGTTCTTTCTGCAATTGAAAAGATAAAACCTTTAAAGATAGATATTATTGCTCCAAGCCATGGACCGATTCATAGAAATAATCCATTAAAATATGTTGAGCTTTATGAAAATTGGAGCAAGCCTGTTTTAAATCTTGCAGCGGGAAAAAATGCTGCTGTTCTTTATGTTTCAGCATATAGATATACAAAGATGCTTGCACAGTCTATAGCAGAAGGACTTAAAGAAGCAGGGGCAGAGGTAAAAATAATAGATGTTAGTGAATTAGACATTGAAAAGGTAATTGAAATAATAGATGATTCTAAGTTTATAGCTTTTGGTTCTCCAACTATAAATCAGGATGCACTAAAGCCTGTTTGGGATGTATTGTCATTAACTTCACCAATTATAAATAGAGGAAAACTTGCCTTTGCGTTTGGCTCATACGGGTGGAGTGGAGAAGCAGTTCCAATGATTGAGGAGAGATTAAAAGGTCTTAAGTTTAAAATTTTCGAAGAAGGATTTAAGGTTCAATTTAAACCCACAAAAGAAGATTTAGAAAAGGCAAAAAATATAGGGAAAAGAGCTGGAGAAGCTATATAG